The window CGGTCATAATGAAACAAATTAAAAGGTATAGGTGTAATAGTTGCTTTATCCATTAACTCCCCATTTATCACTGTTAATTTTTCCTGAGTGGATTGGATAATAAAAGTTGAATTATATAAACGCATAATCCTTCTGCTTTTGCGTTTTGCCTCCGCCGCCCTTATAAGCATACGCGCAATTTTTCGGGCTATTTTTTCTTCCAAAACCAACTCTTCTTCGAGATTTTTCTTTTTTTCTTGGGCCCACCTTTTTTGAAATGAACCTTTTCCATGCATGCTTTCAAATTGTTTTAATAGCTTATAACCAATAAGAAATAGCTGTCTCATACATAGCTTCTCAATCGCAGGATTCTCTATACCATAAGTACTAAAAAAAAGTATCAATGCCTTATTCATTATTTCAGGACTAAGGCTATCATCAAAATAATCAATAGTTAATTGTGCTTTAAATGCATTAAATAATTCTATAATCATCACAATGGCGTCATAAGGCTTATAAGGTCCATTGAAGTAGATAGAATCTTTGTTTTCAGAGTATTTGTTATAGTCGTAATTATAAAAAATCAGTCTTCGACTCTCTGATTTTAATAAAACATTGTAGGATGGCGACCATCTTTTAATTTCATCGGATTCAAGTAAGGCCGCTTCCAAAGGGGTATTACATTCTATGGTTTCGATATTCCAAACTTGGGCTAACATTTCTAATTTGCGTCGATCTCTATTTTTGACACCGCGAAAATAGGAATTAACTCGAGCCTTTAAAGAGGTAGCCTTACCAATGTATAAAATAGTGCCATCCTCAGCTAGCATTCGGTATACACCTGGTTTAGCCGATAGTTTCAGTCTTTGTAACCGCTCGATATTGTATTCATAATGCACGTTTTTTTTATTAAGACCTTTTGTGGCTAACCATGCTTGAAGACTTGTATAACAGGATACATTGGCCATAAGAAGCTTAGGTAAAAGCTGTTGCCACACATGAATAGTCATGGATACATGGGAATGAATGTCATTTTTAGGCGTATTAGGCCATTTAAAAAACCCTGCCACAGCTTTTAAGTTATGGCTAGGTAAGTGAGGTAATAGTCGTTTTGCTATTTTTTGAGAACAAATTAATTTAAAATTTAATTCATTCATTTGCACCTGCTCTAAATAAAACTGGCTTAAAAAGTTTTTTTCAAACTGAGCGTAATGCGCAATGACGATAGGATCAGAACCGAGCTCTTTTAAAACTTGTTGAAATTTGTCAAATACCGTTTTGGGCTCGACACTTTGCGAAAGTTCTGCCTCGGTAAGACGAAGCATTTTTTTAATTTTGCCAGGAATCAACTCCTCGTTAGGTAACTTTAAAGTCCATTTTTCAATATCAAAAGTTTGCGACGTAGAAGGCTCTACAATACTCCAGCCTATTTGTAATAAATAGCCTGTACTGGGGTGCATTCCAGTCGTCTGACAATCCACGATAAGAATTTTTTTTTGGGCTAATTCAGTCATTTATGCTTAGTTCTTCATAGTTTTTTTATTATTCTTAAGATGCAAAGTTTGAATGTTTTCTTCTTGACTCCAAAATAACTGCACATCCTTTAAAATTGACCTTGAGACAAGCTCTTTCGGACTTTGAGCAAACCAATCTTTAGGCAGGCACTGACTGTAGTTAGACTGAAGGAAACGATTATCCACCAATACAATTAAACCTTTATCGGTTTCGCTACGTATAACCCTTCCTGCTGCCTGAATTGCTTTTGCCATCGCAGGATAGGTGTAGGCGTACGCTTGCCCCTCTTTATAATGAGTCTCATAATACTGTTTCATTTGCTCTCGTTCCCAATTAAAAGAGGGGAGAGGCGGACCTATGATAAAAGCGCCAATGGCCAATCTACCTAAGTAATCAATGCCTTCCGCAAACATTCCTCCTTGCACTGCAAAAAACAAATGATTTTTATCGTTTAGATGAAGTTGTTTCAAAAGATTTTTACTTTCTTTTTCCTCCATTCGCCGCTCTTGGCGAAGCAGCGTAAATGACGAGAGAAAAGGCATTCGTGAAAAAACCTGGTCTAAAAATTCAAAGCTTGGGAAAAAAACAAAATAATTACCAGGATTTAATGCTGATAGACGAATGATTACCTCAATAATTTTTGAACTATTTGCTTGTCGATAGCGGTATTTTGTAGATACTTGTGGAATGAGCAGCAATTTGCGGTTTGTAGGTAAGAAAGGAGAAGAAAACTCCTCAGTATGTAGATGGGAAGTATTTAAGCCCATTAATCGACTGTAATAATCAAACGGCTTAAGGGTAGCTGAAAAGCCTATTATTTGCTCAAAATGACTGTAATGTTCTTTTAGAAAACTGGAGGCATCACAACAACTAATTTTTAAAGCATGGCGTTTAGGATTAAAGGAAATAAAAAACTCCTCACGTCCTTGATTCACGAACTCAAGAGCTGCAGTGAAATCTGACCAATAATTAACGAGCTTTAAAATGAGATCGTTAGGCTCAATCGCTAAATCTGATTCCAGGTAGTCTGTGAGCAATTGATTAAGACATTCCTCTTGCCGTTTAAATAACGCTTCTGGCGCTTTCGTCAGATGGGGTTCATAGACATTAGGAAGAGCACAGCCCTCAATGGTAGCAATACATTGATTTAAAATTTCTTTCAGCTTTTTTTGAAAGGCCTGAGGGTATTTATCAAGCTCATATAAGTAGGTCTTAAAGAACTCTACCTCAAGAACTGGTGAGAAATAATCCATGCCTCGACTGGGTAAATTATGCGCCTCATCAATGACTAAATTAGGTTTTTCCTTCTCTCCTAATTGAAAACCTACTATTCGTTCAGGCGTATTGGTGGCAGAAAAAACGTAATTGTAATCGCCAATGACGACATCAGAGAAGGGAATGCTCTCCATTTGTAACTCATAAGGGCAGACTTGGTAGGTTTTTGCGAGGTCTTTAAAAAAGGACGCATCTAGGTTTTGGTGTTCTTGAATCTGATGCAACAACTCATGTGCAGTGCATTTAGTATAGTGATTTTCGGCAAATTCACATTGTTTGCTCGTGCAAATTGGCTCATTTTTCATACACAATTTTTTTTTGGACGTAAGGACTAATGACGTGCATGAAGCGCCCTTATTTTGCAGAAGGTGTACTGCCTTTAAAGCAACTTGGTGTTGGGTATTTTTCGGCGTAAGGTAGAACGTTTTTTGACCACGTTTTAATGATTCTTTTAGGGTGGGATATAAGATGGCAATCGATTTGCCAAGGCCAGTTGGGGCCTGAATAAGCATTTGTCTTTTAACAGCCATAGCGCTAATTACCGATTCCATTAATTCATTTTGGTGTGGTCGAGGCTGTTCAAAAGGAAAAACCAATTTTTTACTTTGCTTTTTACGCCACTTGATTCGTTGTTTAGATTCTTTAATTTCTAAAACCAATTCGTTTAAACGGCTGCTAAGCCAATTTTCAAAAGCATCTTTATTAAAGTCTAAAACCAGCGGGTAGGTTTTTTTATTTCGTAATGACAGGATTAATAAATTAAGTTTGGGAATAGTTTTGTTTTTTAACCAATGAATGTAGCCATAGGTTTGAAGCTGAAGCCAAAAAGGGTGGCTATAATAATTTTCTGACAATACTTCAATTAACTTATGAGGCTCAAAAGCAGTTTTAATTTCCTCAATTCGCAATGTCTCTTCTTGATAAACGCCGTCTATTCTTCCTGAAATATTAAAAAGGCAGTGTTGATGAGAAATGGTGTGGGCGATACTTAATTCTGGCGTATAATTAGAATGCCGTTTCAATTGCTGGGATTGAAAATCTTGGTGCGCTTTGATAGCAAGCTTGGACGTAAGGCTATAACCTGAATAAGTATCAATGCTTCCTACTTTGGGTGAGGGAATAGCTAAATCAATAACTGATAAATTATATGTATTCATTATAACTATATAAGTGGATGTATCATTGAATTTCTTACATCAATTAAGATTAGGTACGCCAAGATAAAAGATTTTGTGACTCATAATACCATAGGAGCAGATAAAATGACTCTATTTTGTACGCTGAATAATCATGAATAATTTACCAGGCTTAAGTTTTAACCTCATTTGATTATTCTACTAGAAAAGCAAAAATTAATCTGAAATCTATAAATTCTTGTTTAGGAGTAAGTGGCATTATTTGGCCTGATAGCAAAACGACGCACAGTCCATTTTGATATAGCTTATCATTATAAGTAGCAATCAGCATATGACAAAACTCACACTAACGTTTTTATATAAGATTAGGATTCGTGTAGCATAGTTATTAAAGATAAACCCGAGATAAATTGACGTGTTAATTACAATCGTTGATTATTATATTTAAGATTAAATTAATTGACAGGAATAAAAAAGGTTACCAATAAATTACTTATGAAATAAGCTTACAAGGAGATAAAAGTAGTTTCATTAAACGAATAAAAATTAGCTGCCAACCGCTGGATAGCATTTCTTAAGTTCTGGCACATAGCTTTAAAATCCTGCAGCTTGATTTATTTTTATAAAATAATATTTATTGAATCCTAATAATAAATAGTTTTGTGCTTAGAAAATTCAATTAAGCAATTGATGTAATAATTTAACTCACTGCTAATCCTAAATATGAAGTACTTAAATTCGTTGAATTTAATCCATTATTTGCAATTACTTTTTCTTTATTAAAAAATGAACTCCGCAGCATAGCTCCTCCACACAAGATGCTACCTGTACCACTTATTACAGAGGCTCCTAGAGCTATTCCACTCATACCAGCAATCACGCCAGCTAATCCAAAACTCGCTATAGTTAAGGCAATGACGCCTCCTATCAACAAGAAGATAGCAGCTAATTGAGTCACAGGATGATTTAAAATAGATAAAAAAAATGAAGGTTTAGTTGCTGCCAATGAATTAGCTTGTAACCAAGCTTTTTTCAAAGCAAGACTATTTAAGTTTATATTTCCCTTATCGTCAATCCATCGTAAGGATTTCAAAGTTTGACACGTTCTATAACCCTCACCAAAAAGTCCGTGATAGAAAATCTCTGACAATGATGCTTTATCAGGCTCTATCTTAGAACGCCTAAACAAACCAAATTTATGCCTATCTTTATTTAACTTTGCCAGGTATTTTTTTTGAAAAGAAGATAATAATTGTTCCTCAGAAACAGTAATAGGGTCTTCAATTGTTTTTTTGTCGATTATAGCGGGTGAAACAAAGCAATATTTACTTTGAATTTTTTGCCTAAAATCATTGGCAATTAATCTATGCATATGGTCAGAGGGATGTACATCATCCCAAAAAATGTAGCTATCCGCCGGTTTAGGTGACTTTCTTGCAGTATAGCTCTCTTTCCTTAAGCTTTTTTCAAAACCATAAAACTTAGGATTTTCAAATACCTTAATTAAGAGTTTATTAACATCATGTAGGCCAATTGAGCAATAAGGATAAATTTCGGATAAATCTTGACAGGCTTTGGCTAAAGTAGTGTTAAAAAATTCTGAGCATGCATGTGCTTGAGCACGATCCTCTTTAGATTTATACTGAAAACGTGGTGTTAAGCTTAAATCAGGCAAATCAAATAAAACAAAATGCCTGTAACCTTGTTCAATTAATTTTTTTATATTTTTTATTCTTGCTTGTACCGCTTGTTGTGCTTCTTTTTGAGTTGGTATTAAATTAACAGTAGTTAGGTCATTAGCACCTGTCCACTCAATAATCATCGTTTGACTTTTTTGTATTGGGGTAATATTCCTACTTTGATCCCAATGATATAAATCCTTGCGCAAGCTATTAAGATTTTTTAAAATAATCCGACTAAAAAATCGACTAATACTTTTACTAGGTCTTCCTGTATAATCTTTTGAAGTGGTTCCGCCTTCAGCATAAATCCGCGCAAAATCTTCGTAACCTTGATAGTTTAAATAAGGGTAATCATCAAATTGTGTACTAATTGTAATAGAGTTATGATTGTTGCTATTAATTAATGGTGAGATTTTTTCAGCTTCGGGAATCATTTTATCTAAGTTAGGCTTAAATTCTATAGCTCTTGATAATAATGGAGAAACACGAGGCTGGGTTAACTCACTATCATATAAAATTGAACTAATAAAATATTCAGACCAAGTAAAACCATCAGTAAATCGTCCGTTGGGTGATTTAGTTAAAATACAAAAAGAAGCTAACGGTATGATTCCTAAAAGATAACGTCTGGCGGTACATCCGATATCAGAGAGGCTATCGCCCATAACTACCCAATGAGAAATTTTAATTTTTTCTGGTGGAATCATAATGAAGACAATGTGAAAATTATTCTAGAGATAGTATTTTTTAAAATCTATCTCTTATATTTAAAAAGACTTGATTATGACGATCAGTCAAAATTATATCAAGTAGATTTATTATAAAACATCAGTGCTTAATCCATTTATTTAAAAATACATAACATTTGTTTGAATTAATATATTACCTCTAGGTAGAAAATCTAGCGTGTAGTGTTTATAAAAGGATAGGTTACTGAATATTGCTTTAAAATAGCAAAGAGCCATCAATTATCCCTAAAGTGGTTCGTAATCACTGTACGCAAATCAAAGTTCACTAAAATAATTTAGAATAGAATTTATGAACATTCTTTAAAACTGGCTTCTATAAGCTTAATTAAATTTTTAAAATTAAATGAATAATCTTCAAAATTTATTTCTAAGTGATATAAGAGTGAATGTCTATATAAAAGGTTGAGCTTATGAAAAAGACATAAACATTCAGCACCAGTAGGTATATTTTTCATTTTATTAACATGAAATAATTGATTTCTATTAGATTTTATTTTATCGATAATTGGGACAAGTTTCTTGTTATTGATCTCTTTTTCAAAAATATGAGTTCCCTTTATTAATATTATTTCCTGTAATATATTCTTAAATATTTTTGGTTTTTTCCTTTGACAGAATACCTGAAACATAGGCTCAAAAACTTGGCTAAGCAATGCCAATCTTAGGTCAATTAAAAACTCTATGGCAGAAGTGGTATATAAATAAAGTCTATGCTGTAAATTATACTTATGCCTATAAGAAATCCATTTTAGGATAGTGTGTTTATAATCGAAAGTGGCTATATCTATCAGACAGGTACAATTTTTTTTTATATCATTATAAGAGTAATAACAGCTAAGTAAATCTTCATGCAATTTTTGGGATTTTTCTTTCAGATAATCATTGTTACTTTCATTTTCACCAAAAATATTTATTTCTTTGATATCAGGGAAGTATCCAAGTAATAGCATAAATAATTCATGTAGGCATAGAAACTCATCGCGTAAATCATTAAAAGAAACTGGTTTGTCTGTCGATATGGAAATCTGGATTTCGAAATTATGAAAATCAATGGCAACTTTATGGTCAATTTTATTTTTAATATAATTAAATGTATTTGATAATGGTTCCGTGTAGCAAGGAGCAAACTTAGGTTTTAATAACTCTACTCTAAGTATGTTGCAGATAAGAATAGAATAATTATTCACTAAATAACTCCCTTTAAGTTTTCTAAGCTGAGCAGCTGAAATATATCCTCTAATTCATCTCCTTTTAAATCCTTAGGTACCAACATTCGCTCATATATAATTTTTAATTAGCCTATGCTCTATAAATAATCTAGCATAAATATCAACTGTTAATATGCTTATTAGAGTAGAAGCGCTCATCTCGTTATCTAAAATTTAGAATTTATCTCTTCTTTTAAATTTTAGTTTTATTTAAATAGTAATCATTCTCTTAATAGACGACTTAATTACTATAATCACTCTAAACTGTTTCATTTTTTAATATTTGCTAAAAATTTCAATAATATTCTTGAATTTTGTATCAAAAACAAGTTTTGGAAGAAACCCATATATGGACAAAAAGAACTCTTCAAAGTTACTAAATCAAGTATTTGAAAAGATGATTGGTATAGAAAATACTAAGCTATATAAATATATAAGTTATGAAGGAAGTCAATCTTGCCAGCACATAATTTTGGAAATCTTATCCTAGTTATAAATATGGAATTTGAACTGCAGTGTACGATGGCAATTGATGCATTTGAGAGCTCGAAGGATAATTTAAGAGCATATATTAAAATATTTAAAAACTCACCGACTGAATTATCTAGTTTTGAGGAGATACAGGATTATGTTCTACGGACAGCTAAAGAAAAACATAGATTTTTTAGAAACATTCATTCTTGTATTGTAAGTCATGCAAATATTTCTAAATTATTTTATTGGAAAGGGGATGGATTTAAAGGTAAAAACAAATTTCCTGGCTCAGATGATGAAAAAGATAAAATCAAAGAACACTTAAAAATGCTACGTAAGGGTTTGCTTTCTTTTAATGAAAATGACCGAGAGCTTAGGGATCATATTGAACACTTCGATGAGAGATTGATTAATACTGCTTACTTCTCGGACGTATCTACTCTAGGCTTTGCTCATTCTTCTAGTTTGGATGAACGGAGAGAGAAAATAAATAAAGAAAATTATTTAAGAGAAATTATTTTCGATGAGAACCAGATAAAGTATATAGTTCGAGGTAAAAACTATGATTTAAGGTCAATGGTTGAAGATATCTTGAAATTAAATCAAAGAGTACAAGGACTTACATTATGACTACTTTAATATTCTTCTTTTAAGAGCCTCATAAACTAAGCCCAAAATGCCAAGACAGAGTTAAACCCGGAATATACAAACCCTTCATTTTTTTTGAATATTGTGTTGCCACTACATAAAAGTATAAAAGCAGGTAATTCTAGAATAGAAGATCAATATGGATACCTTCCATTAAGTATGCCCAAATCAAAAAACTATGCTCCAAAATAAAATTATTTAAGATAATAATTTTAAACCCTCGGGAGAAGGATATTAACAATACTAAAATCAATATTAAATTTTACCTTTTAAGTCTGATAACTGGGCTAATCAGACCTAATCTGTTGAGTTCAGGTGCAGATTCAACAAGCTAATGCAACCGCACTTTCTTTATTCTTTGTTTGAGGCAAAAATAACATATTCAAAGTTAACGAATACTATATATTTTTTCTGGAATACAGCTTACTAATCCAAATTTTTCTTCTGAAGAGCATTCATTTGATTGGAAATTTAAACCCCGAAAGTCTGTTAGCCTTTTTACAAAGGTTTCATAACTTAGCATAAATACCTTTTCTTTTTTACCTGGAGAAGATGGATAGTTTGGATCTCTATAAAAGACCATATTTTTACCATTTATATTTTTAATTTGATCAACAATAATTCCATGTGTGAACATAGCTTCATCAGCTTGATAACTGTCTTTATCAAAATATAATACTTTCCGAGTTGAGGTGCATAGATCCTTATATTCTTTCGGCGGTTTGTTATAACACCATGTCCCATATTTTCCCATAAAAAAGTGAGCCCCTTTTTTACTTAACGAATCACGAAGCGCATCCATTCCTTTACTGGGATGCCAATCTGTTTGTTGTAAACTAAATAGAGGAGCTAATATTCTTTGAATTAAAATACTATAGAGAATTACCCACTTTGGAAATAAATCTAGCTGATTATAGAATTCGATAGGCGATAAATTAAACCTATACATACTTCCTGCTTTTGAGTAGGAATGCATAAAACTTAAATTTTTAATTAAGGCTTTTTCAAGGTTAAGATCAAAATCTTTTATTATTTTATTTGCTGTATGAATTAAATGTTTAAAACAAGTTTCTGTCATTTTAAAGTCAGACAAAGCTTTTTTTAACTCTGTATAAGCTTGAATAGATTTACTATCTGCTAAGCTATTGAAAAAAGCTATTCTTCTCATTGCATATAGTGTACAAGTCATACCCTTTTGTCGTTTAATAGGCGTGCGTATTTCCTTTTTTGATACTTTTCCATTGGGCAGCTCTTCATTAAAATTGACTAAAAGTTTCGATTGGTTCTCTTGTAAATCAGGACTTTGTTGGGGAATCTCTCCGGAAATTTCAACTGGAACTCTCATAAAATATACAAATTGATTAAATTATAATGATTTTACTAGATTATTATTAAGAAAAAATTAAATTAACGTTAATATTGGCTATCGTAAAACTTAAGGTTAAAAAATGCATAAGTGATTTGCAGCGATAAAGACTTTGAGGATATAAAATAATTATTAGTTATTAAATAAGAGCTTAGAAGATATTAAGAAATATTGACTTTAAAAGCTGCATTCCCGCACTTAAAATTCAATCTTAAGCCTAATAAATTTTATTATTATGCCTAACCAAACTTGAAAGTACACTTATTTAGGTGTATTATTTAAAATAAAACGAGTTAGTTGTGATTACCGACGTTCTAATAACAAAGCAGGCGCTTAAAGATTTAAAGCGTGCGCCTAAACATTTACAAGAAAAATTTCGAGCATGGCTAGTAGCGATTAATAAAATAGGCCTTACAGAAACAAGAAAGAGCCCTGGTTGGCATGATGAGCCATTAAAGGGTGACCGGGCAGGCCAACGTTCAATCCGGCTAAATAAACAATGGCGTGCAATTTATATTCTTAAGAAAGATGGCACAATCGAATTTATCGAGGTAATGGAGGTAACACCACATGACTACTAAAAGATCTCAAGCCGTTGATGCACTTGTGGCAACACAAGATATTTGGGAGGCCATGACCTTTGGTGGACTTATTCGCTCTTTACGCTTGAGTGATGAAATGACGCAAGTTGAGTTAGCTAAAAAAATTGGGGTTTCAAAACAATTTTTAAGTGATGTTGAGCATAATAGAAAAGACATTGGGATCAGCTTTGCTAAGAAAATTTCTGATGCCTTAGGTTATTCAATTGAGCCTTTATTAGAATTATTAATTCGGGATCAATTAAGAAGTCAGCATTTAAATTATATAGTAGAGTTGAGAAAGGCATGTTAATCGCTTGAAGTAGGGTATTAATGAACTAATCCGCCTCGTAAATTTTTGCGCTAAGTCTGATTACCGTGATAATCAGACTTACTTAAAAGACTCCGAAAAATGTAGCTCAGTATTAAGAAACAGCTATAACTTCAAAATTATGTACGTTAGCCAAAACACCATTTTCCCAGCCATCTACGATCAATTCACCAGCACTGTTTTGAAGTTTGGCAGCTACTTGCCCTGAAAAATGTGCTTTTTGAGCACTTTGACTTGGGAAAGCATCAAATACTACATACGTATCTTCATTAGCTTTCAAAGCCAGCCAGAAATAAGTGCTAGGCTCTGTTTCAGACACAAGCAGGGCTGCTTCTTTTAAGAAAGCTTCAACCGCTTGGCTTTTGCTTGGCTTTGCCTTGAAGATAATAAAGGACACTTCCTTTGTCTTTAAAACTTGAGCCGTTGAGAAATGATTTGCAGCAATAATGTCAAAATGATTCACATTTTGTAACACACCTTTTTCCCAACCACCTTGTACTAACGCGTTAGCATTTTCTTTTAAAGCATGAGCCACCTGCCCTAAAAAATGTTGCTCCTTACCTTTGTCATCAAAGAAGACATCAAAAATAGCCAAACTATTACCATCCTTTAAGCCAAACCACAGCGGTGTACCAGGCTCTGTCTGCCGAACGAGTAGCGCCCCTTTTTGCAAGAATTGCTCTAGCTGTGATTGAGCTTCTGGTTTACTTAATAGTTTTATAAAAGTTGCTTTTTTAATCTTTTTTGAATTCGTCATCATTTCACCTGCATAATTAGAATTTATCAATCCCAACGTTAAAAGACATGTCGTTAATAAAATTTTTTGTTTCATAAGTATTCCAATTTGCTAATCTATCTACCCATAGATAGATTAATTAGTTAAAAAAATTAAAGAGTTATTTTTATAAAATTCTTTACCGTTTCTATATAAGAAAAATCCTTGTATAAGCGCGTCATAAGTAACCCACCCTCTAGTTGTACAATCAAATATTTCGCCAAATCATTGACCGTATAAAGATTCCTCCATGAGCTATTAGCTTTTTTTTCCTTACTAAGTGTTTCTCTTATCCACCGCTCTAATGTGTCAAAAAAAATACATACTTTCTTTTTCACCTTCTCAGGCAATGAAATTACATCTGATGCCAGCATACCTCCTAAGCACATTTTTAAATCATTACTTATAGTCAATGAGATAACTATGTCTACCAAGCTCAATAACTTTGCTTGCAGGGACAAATTATTGTTAGCGTTTAATTCGTCCAGCAAGACACTTACCCGCTCCAAATGCCATTCAATTACTGCAGTAGCTAAATCCTCTTTGGCAGGATAATAATAATGAATGCTAGAGGTTTTAATACCTACTGCATGGGCGATATCTTTGTAACTAAACGCGTTATAACCCATCGTTTGAATCAAGTTCTCAGCAGCATTTAATATTTTTTCTTGCATGGTTGTAATTTTCATAAACACTATTCTATCTACTAGAAGATAGATATTCAAGGTATTTTTAACTATTTATTATTAGACCCGATTAACAAGTGGTTAACATGCCTTTCTCAACTCTACTATATAATTTAAATGCTGACTTCTTAATTGATCTCGAATTAATAATTCTAATAAAGGTTCAATTGAATACCCTAAGGCATCAGAAATTTTCTTAGCAAAGCTGATCCCAATGTCTTTTCTATTATGCTCAACATCACTTAAAAATTGTTTTGAAACCCCAATTTTTTTAGCTAACTCAACTTGCGTCATTTCATCACTCAAGCGTAAAGAGCGAATAAGTCCACCAAAGGTCATGGCCTCCCAAATATCTTGTGTTGCCACAAGTGCATCAACGGCTTGAGATCTTTTAGTAGTCATGTGGTGTTACCTCCATTACCTCGATAAATTCGATTGTGCCATCTTTCTTAAGAATATAAATTGCACGCCATTGTTTATTTAGCCGGATTGAACGTTGGCCTGCCCGGTCACCCTTTAATGGCTCATCATGCCAACCAGGGCTCTTTCTTGTTTCTGTAAGGCCTATTTTATTAATCGCTACTAGCCATGCTCGAAATTTTTCTTGTAAATGTTTAGGCGCACGCTTTAAATCTTTAAGCGCCTGCTTTGTTATTAGAACGTCGGTAATCACAACTAACTCGTTTTATTTTAAATAATACACCTAAATAAGTGTACTTTCAAGTCGAGAAAGGTCTAATAATAAAATTAATCAGACTTAATGGATGCACTTCCAACTTTTGCTAAAAAAGTATATAGGCTTTCTACTTCTACGTAAAAAAACTTAATTACGTACTCGAAGATCAGCGAAACCACGTATTTCCACAGATGGTCTATAGCATACTTCATAAGATTCTTAACAACTTTTTGTAAAAGCTAATTAGAATTCTCAATCGGCTAAATTAAGTTTTAAAAAAATTCAAATAGTATATAATTGACGTTTTTTAGCTATTAATTAACTATGAAATATAAATTTATTACAGATTTTAAAGACGTTCAGCTTAAATTTGGTTCCCCTGAACAGGGCCTTAATTATGGTTACACAGCCTTGCCTAATCATTTTATTGACGATCATCCTCTTTTTGATAATGAATTCTTTATATTATATCGC of the Legionella beliardensis genome contains:
- a CDS encoding GIY-YIG nuclease family protein codes for the protein MTELAQKKILIVDCQTTGMHPSTGYLLQIGWSIVEPSTSQTFDIEKWTLKLPNEELIPGKIKKMLRLTEAELSQSVEPKTVFDKFQQVLKELGSDPIVIAHYAQFEKNFLSQFYLEQVQMNELNFKLICSQKIAKRLLPHLPSHNLKAVAGFFKWPNTPKNDIHSHVSMTIHVWQQLLPKLLMANVSCYTSLQAWLATKGLNKKNVHYEYNIERLQRLKLSAKPGVYRMLAEDGTILYIGKATSLKARVNSYFRGVKNRDRRKLEMLAQVWNIETIECNTPLEAALLESDEIKRWSPSYNVLLKSESRRLIFYNYDYNKYSENKDSIYFNGPYKPYDAIVMIIELFNAFKAQLTIDYFDDSLSPEIMNKALILFFSTYGIENPAIEKLCMRQLFLIGYKLLKQFESMHGKGSFQKRWAQEKKKNLEEELVLEEKIARKIARMLIRAAEAKRKSRRIMRLYNSTFIIQSTQEKLTVINGELMDKATITPIPFNLFHYDRLSILLSALENKTIDLVPHFSLKHHL
- a CDS encoding ATP-dependent DNA helicase, which translates into the protein MNTYNLSVIDLAIPSPKVGSIDTYSGYSLTSKLAIKAHQDFQSQQLKRHSNYTPELSIAHTISHQHCLFNISGRIDGVYQEETLRIEEIKTAFEPHKLIEVLSENYYSHPFWLQLQTYGYIHWLKNKTIPKLNLLILSLRNKKTYPLVLDFNKDAFENWLSSRLNELVLEIKESKQRIKWRKKQSKKLVFPFEQPRPHQNELMESVISAMAVKRQMLIQAPTGLGKSIAILYPTLKESLKRGQKTFYLTPKNTQHQVALKAVHLLQNKGASCTSLVLTSKKKLCMKNEPICTSKQCEFAENHYTKCTAHELLHQIQEHQNLDASFFKDLAKTYQVCPYELQMESIPFSDVVIGDYNYVFSATNTPERIVGFQLGEKEKPNLVIDEAHNLPSRGMDYFSPVLEVEFFKTYLYELDKYPQAFQKKLKEILNQCIATIEGCALPNVYEPHLTKAPEALFKRQEECLNQLLTDYLESDLAIEPNDLILKLVNYWSDFTAALEFVNQGREEFFISFNPKRHALKISCCDASSFLKEHYSHFEQIIGFSATLKPFDYYSRLMGLNTSHLHTEEFSSPFLPTNRKLLLIPQVSTKYRYRQANSSKIIEVIIRLSALNPGNYFVFFPSFEFLDQVFSRMPFLSSFTLLRQERRMEEKESKNLLKQLHLNDKNHLFFAVQGGMFAEGIDYLGRLAIGAFIIGPPLPSFNWEREQMKQYYETHYKEGQAYAYTYPAMAKAIQAAGRVIRSETDKGLIVLVDNRFLQSNYSQCLPKDWFAQSPKELVSRSILKDVQLFWSQEENIQTLHLKNNKKTMKN
- a CDS encoding SGNH/GDSL hydrolase family protein, giving the protein MIPPEKIKISHWVVMGDSLSDIGCTARRYLLGIIPLASFCILTKSPNGRFTDGFTWSEYFISSILYDSELTQPRVSPLLSRAIEFKPNLDKMIPEAEKISPLINSNNHNSITISTQFDDYPYLNYQGYEDFARIYAEGGTTSKDYTGRPSKSISRFFSRIILKNLNSLRKDLYHWDQSRNITPIQKSQTMIIEWTGANDLTTVNLIPTQKEAQQAVQARIKNIKKLIEQGYRHFVLFDLPDLSLTPRFQYKSKEDRAQAHACSEFFNTTLAKACQDLSEIYPYCSIGLHDVNKLLIKVFENPKFYGFEKSLRKESYTARKSPKPADSYIFWDDVHPSDHMHRLIANDFRQKIQSKYCFVSPAIIDKKTIEDPITVSEEQLLSSFQKKYLAKLNKDRHKFGLFRRSKIEPDKASLSEIFYHGLFGEGYRTCQTLKSLRWIDDKGNINLNSLALKKAWLQANSLAATKPSFFLSILNHPVTQLAAIFLLIGGVIALTIASFGLAGVIAGMSGIALGASVISGTGSILCGGAMLRSSFFNKEKVIANNGLNSTNLSTSYLGLAVS
- a CDS encoding type II toxin-antitoxin system mRNA interferase toxin, RelE/StbE family; translation: MITDVLITKQALKDLKRAPKHLQEKFRAWLVAINKIGLTETRKSPGWHDEPLKGDRAGQRSIRLNKQWRAIYILKKDGTIEFIEVMEVTPHDY
- a CDS encoding helix-turn-helix transcriptional regulator, coding for MTTKRSQAVDALVATQDIWEAMTFGGLIRSLRLSDEMTQVELAKKIGVSKQFLSDVEHNRKDIGISFAKKISDALGYSIEPLLELLIRDQLRSQHLNYIVELRKAC